The Euphorbia lathyris chromosome 2, ddEupLath1.1, whole genome shotgun sequence genome includes a window with the following:
- the LOC136220392 gene encoding protein CRABS CLAW isoform X2, whose amino-acid sequence MNLEEKVTMELVPPSEHLCYVRCNFCNTVLAVGLPCKRLLDTVTVKCGHCSNLSFLSTRPPLQGQCLDHHLTLPKQNFFSDSRKGQSSSSSSSTSSEPLSPKAPFVVKPPEKKHRLPSAYNRFMKEEIQRIKAANPEIPHREAFSAAAKNWARYIPNTTPGSVSGNKINGFYILQD is encoded by the exons ATGAACCTTGAAGAAAAGGTAACCATGGAATTGGTTCCACCATCTGAGCATCTCTGCTATGTCCGCTGCAACTTCTGCAACACTGTTCTTGCG gtTGGACTTCCATGCAAGAGGTTGCTGGATACAGTGACAGTGAAATGTGGGCATTGCAGTAACCTGTCATTTCTTAGCACTAGACCTCCTCTTCAAGGTCAATGCCTCGACCACCACTTGACTCTTCCG AAGCAGAATTTCTTCAGCGACTCAAGGAAGGGTCAgtcctcctcttcttcatcttctacaTCAAGCGAGCCTTTATCGCCAAAAGCACCTTTTGTGGTCAAAC CACCTGAGAAGAAGCACCGACTTCCATCCGCTTACAATAGATTCATGAA GGAGGAGATACAGCGTATCAAAGCTGCCAATCCTGAGATACCACACAGGGAGGCTTTCAGCGCAGCAGCCAAAAAT TGGGCAAGGTATATCCCAAACACCACACCTGGATCAGTTTCTGGGAACAAAATCAAT GGCTTTTACATTTTGCAGGACTAG
- the LOC136220392 gene encoding protein CRABS CLAW isoform X3 has translation MNLEEKVTMELVPPSEHLCYVRCNFCNTVLAVGLPCKRLLDTVTVKCGHCSNLSFLSTRPPLQGQCLDHHLTLPKKQNFFSDSRKGQSSSSSSSTSSEPLSPKAPFVVKPPEKKHRLPSAYNRFMKEEIQRIKAANPEIPHREAFSAAAKNWARYIPNTTPGSVSGNKIND, from the exons ATGAACCTTGAAGAAAAGGTAACCATGGAATTGGTTCCACCATCTGAGCATCTCTGCTATGTCCGCTGCAACTTCTGCAACACTGTTCTTGCG gtTGGACTTCCATGCAAGAGGTTGCTGGATACAGTGACAGTGAAATGTGGGCATTGCAGTAACCTGTCATTTCTTAGCACTAGACCTCCTCTTCAAGGTCAATGCCTCGACCACCACTTGACTCTTCCG AAGAAGCAGAATTTCTTCAGCGACTCAAGGAAGGGTCAgtcctcctcttcttcatcttctacaTCAAGCGAGCCTTTATCGCCAAAAGCACCTTTTGTGGTCAAAC CACCTGAGAAGAAGCACCGACTTCCATCCGCTTACAATAGATTCATGAA GGAGGAGATACAGCGTATCAAAGCTGCCAATCCTGAGATACCACACAGGGAGGCTTTCAGCGCAGCAGCCAAAAAT TGGGCAAGGTATATCCCAAACACCACACCTGGATCAGTTTCTGGGAACAAAATCAAT GACTAG
- the LOC136220392 gene encoding protein CRABS CLAW isoform X1, producing the protein MNLEEKVTMELVPPSEHLCYVRCNFCNTVLAVGLPCKRLLDTVTVKCGHCSNLSFLSTRPPLQGQCLDHHLTLPKKQNFFSDSRKGQSSSSSSSTSSEPLSPKAPFVVKPPEKKHRLPSAYNRFMKEEIQRIKAANPEIPHREAFSAAAKNWARYIPNTTPGSVSGNKINGFYILQD; encoded by the exons ATGAACCTTGAAGAAAAGGTAACCATGGAATTGGTTCCACCATCTGAGCATCTCTGCTATGTCCGCTGCAACTTCTGCAACACTGTTCTTGCG gtTGGACTTCCATGCAAGAGGTTGCTGGATACAGTGACAGTGAAATGTGGGCATTGCAGTAACCTGTCATTTCTTAGCACTAGACCTCCTCTTCAAGGTCAATGCCTCGACCACCACTTGACTCTTCCG AAGAAGCAGAATTTCTTCAGCGACTCAAGGAAGGGTCAgtcctcctcttcttcatcttctacaTCAAGCGAGCCTTTATCGCCAAAAGCACCTTTTGTGGTCAAAC CACCTGAGAAGAAGCACCGACTTCCATCCGCTTACAATAGATTCATGAA GGAGGAGATACAGCGTATCAAAGCTGCCAATCCTGAGATACCACACAGGGAGGCTTTCAGCGCAGCAGCCAAAAAT TGGGCAAGGTATATCCCAAACACCACACCTGGATCAGTTTCTGGGAACAAAATCAAT GGCTTTTACATTTTGCAGGACTAG